In a genomic window of Streptomyces sp. NBC_01231:
- the murJ gene encoding murein biosynthesis integral membrane protein MurJ, which yields MLEGARTTGTTAGKTTGNVTTETGPEAGPEAGPALGPEAGPGTASASAGLARSSLLMAAGTVVSRATGLIRTVLQAAALGTGLLATTYNTANTVPTSLYTLLIGGALNAVLVPQLVRARATHPDGGRAYEQRLVTLVLTVLGVGTALAVWGAPQIVSVYVRDTPGTHQSFELTVVFARFLLPQIFFYGVFAILGQVLNAREKFGAMMWTPVLNNAVLIGMFAAYLGLMTVPDGVGDVTAVQVRLLGIGTTAGIAVQALALVPFARAAGFRFRPRFDWRGTGLGSGIHAAKWTLLFVLANQVSLTVVTNFANSADRELPESGVGYTAYTYAQTIWMLPQSIVTVSLVTALLPRMSRAVAEGRIGDLRADLSRALRLSGVVIVPAGFLFVALGPQLAALLFAHGAADAATAEPLGQMLQAFGLGLIPFSAQYLLLRGFYAFEDTRTPFFMACWIAAVNIALATVCQVVLPVRWAVTGMAGAYTVSYVAGLALTARLLRRKVGGRLDDGALRRTYAKLLCAAGLAAALGWVASRVCAAFTDSGTWSTALALVAGTVTMALCYLGLARLLRVGEVRGLPGFR from the coding sequence ATGCTGGAGGGGGCGAGGACCACGGGGACCACGGCGGGGAAGACAACCGGGAACGTCACGACGGAGACCGGACCAGAAGCCGGACCGGAAGCCGGACCAGCCCTCGGCCCGGAGGCCGGACCGGGGACCGCCTCTGCGTCGGCGGGACTCGCCCGGTCCTCGTTGCTCATGGCGGCGGGCACCGTCGTGTCGCGGGCGACGGGACTGATCCGTACGGTGCTCCAGGCCGCGGCGCTCGGCACGGGCCTGCTGGCGACCACGTACAACACCGCGAACACCGTGCCGACCAGCCTCTACACGCTGCTCATCGGCGGAGCGCTGAACGCGGTCCTCGTACCGCAGCTGGTGCGGGCCCGCGCCACGCACCCGGACGGCGGACGGGCCTACGAACAGCGCCTGGTGACGCTCGTCCTGACCGTACTCGGCGTCGGGACCGCGCTCGCGGTGTGGGGGGCGCCGCAGATCGTCAGCGTGTACGTCCGGGACACACCCGGCACCCACCAGTCGTTCGAACTGACGGTGGTCTTCGCGCGGTTCCTGCTGCCGCAGATCTTCTTCTACGGCGTGTTCGCCATCCTCGGCCAAGTCCTCAACGCCCGGGAGAAGTTCGGGGCGATGATGTGGACGCCGGTCCTCAACAACGCCGTACTGATCGGCATGTTCGCCGCCTACCTGGGGCTGATGACCGTGCCGGACGGGGTGGGGGACGTCACCGCGGTGCAGGTCCGGCTGCTCGGCATCGGGACCACCGCCGGCATCGCCGTGCAGGCCCTGGCGCTGGTTCCGTTCGCCCGGGCCGCCGGGTTCCGGTTCCGGCCGCGGTTCGACTGGCGTGGTACCGGCCTCGGCTCGGGCATCCACGCGGCCAAGTGGACGCTGTTGTTCGTGCTGGCCAACCAGGTCTCCCTGACGGTCGTCACCAATTTCGCCAACAGCGCCGACCGGGAGCTGCCGGAGTCGGGCGTCGGCTACACCGCCTACACCTACGCGCAGACCATCTGGATGCTTCCCCAGTCCATCGTCACCGTCTCTCTGGTGACCGCGCTGCTGCCGCGGATGAGCCGGGCCGTGGCCGAGGGCCGGATCGGGGACCTGCGGGCGGATCTCTCACGGGCCCTGCGCCTCAGCGGGGTCGTCATCGTGCCCGCCGGTTTCCTCTTCGTCGCGCTCGGGCCGCAGCTCGCCGCGCTGCTGTTCGCGCACGGAGCCGCCGACGCCGCCACCGCCGAGCCGCTCGGACAGATGTTGCAGGCGTTCGGGCTCGGTCTGATTCCGTTCTCCGCGCAGTATCTGTTGCTGCGGGGTTTCTATGCCTTCGAGGACACGCGCACTCCGTTCTTCATGGCCTGCTGGATCGCCGCGGTGAACATCGCTCTGGCCACGGTGTGCCAGGTGGTGTTGCCCGTGCGGTGGGCGGTGACCGGCATGGCCGGCGCCTACACGGTGTCCTATGTGGCCGGACTCGCCCTGACGGCACGGCTGTTGCGCCGGAAGGTCGGTGGCCGTCTCGATGACGGGGCCCTGCGTCGCACCTACGCGAAACTCCTGTGCGCCGCCGGTCTCGCCGCCGCGCTGGGCTGGGTCGCCTCGCGCGTCTGTGCCGCCTTCACCGATTCGGGCACCTGGTCCACCGCGCTCGCCCTCGTGGCGGGGACGGTCACCATGGCGCTGTGCTACCTCGGTCTCGCCCGTCTGCTGCGGGTCGGTGAAGTGCGGGGGCTGCCCGGCTTCCGGTGA
- a CDS encoding DUF1906 domain-containing protein yields the protein MSSHRQSKKRRYVTWTVAGAAVVAGAGIAAQTSMAATTWPAQRTYTGRAFDTCAAPSLSAMKAWHGGLYGAAAVYIGGKNRGCSQPNLTASWVKSVSTVGWKLIPIYVGAQPPCQTGSSPEKLTATTAASLGASDAADAVAKSSALGMKAGSPVYLDMEPYDITNTSCNNAVLTYVRAFDKALRAKTYRSGYYGFTSSSAKAIAKATDKTDLPGNMWYALWDKQNTTTTDWPFGATQFTNHSRGHQYMVNSKETRNGYTITVDRDAWDAPVAITG from the coding sequence ATGTCCAGCCATCGGCAGTCCAAGAAGCGCAGATACGTCACCTGGACCGTCGCCGGTGCCGCCGTGGTCGCCGGAGCAGGCATCGCCGCGCAGACCTCCATGGCCGCCACCACCTGGCCCGCCCAGCGCACCTACACCGGCCGCGCCTTCGACACTTGCGCCGCGCCCTCCCTGTCCGCGATGAAGGCCTGGCACGGCGGCCTCTACGGCGCCGCCGCCGTCTACATCGGCGGCAAGAACCGAGGCTGCTCCCAGCCCAACCTCACCGCATCCTGGGTGAAGTCGGTCAGCACGGTCGGCTGGAAGCTCATCCCGATCTACGTCGGCGCCCAGCCGCCCTGCCAGACCGGTTCCAGCCCCGAGAAGCTCACCGCGACCACCGCCGCCTCGCTCGGCGCGAGCGACGCCGCCGACGCCGTGGCGAAGTCGTCCGCCCTCGGCATGAAGGCCGGCAGCCCGGTCTACCTCGACATGGAGCCGTACGACATCACGAACACGTCGTGCAACAACGCCGTCCTCACCTACGTGCGCGCCTTCGACAAGGCACTGCGCGCGAAGACGTACCGCAGCGGCTACTACGGCTTCACCAGCTCCAGCGCGAAGGCGATCGCCAAGGCCACCGACAAGACGGACCTGCCGGGCAACATGTGGTACGCGCTGTGGGACAAGCAGAACACCACGACCACTGACTGGCCGTTCGGCGCCACCCAGTTCACGAACCACAGCCGGGGCCACCAGTACATGGTCAACAGCAAGGAGACGCGGAACGGCTACACGATCACCGTGGACCGCGACGCGTGGGACGCCCCGGTGGCCATCACCGGCTGA
- a CDS encoding SurA N-terminal domain-containing protein: MHRRRRRTALLLSAAIAAAPLLTACGNDAHPGAAAVVGDQRITVAQLENRVSEVRDAQRAAVPDEAQYQQVIAKTGTLTRDTLHNMVLDQVLHRAADDEGVTVSRMEIQQMRAGLEQQTGGAEALETAWLQQYGIAPERLEENLRLQLEAQKLAAKLGTDTRDPAFWSVLTKASKELGVDLNPRYGTWDVEKSSRVDAKTPWVREVTAPEVPQTA; encoded by the coding sequence TTGCACCGCCGTCGCCGTCGCACCGCGCTCCTGCTCTCCGCCGCGATCGCCGCGGCCCCCCTCCTCACCGCCTGCGGAAACGACGCGCATCCGGGCGCGGCGGCCGTCGTCGGCGACCAGCGGATCACCGTCGCCCAGCTGGAGAACCGGGTGAGCGAGGTGCGCGACGCCCAGCGGGCGGCGGTGCCGGACGAGGCGCAGTACCAGCAGGTCATCGCCAAGACGGGCACACTCACCCGCGACACCCTGCACAACATGGTCCTGGACCAGGTGCTGCACCGCGCCGCGGACGACGAGGGCGTGACCGTCAGCCGCATGGAGATCCAGCAGATGAGGGCCGGTCTGGAGCAGCAGACAGGCGGAGCCGAGGCGCTGGAGACCGCCTGGCTCCAGCAGTACGGCATCGCCCCGGAGCGCCTCGAGGAAAACCTGCGCCTCCAGCTGGAGGCGCAGAAACTCGCCGCCAAGCTCGGCACCGACACCCGCGACCCCGCCTTCTGGAGCGTCCTCACCAAGGCCTCGAAGGAACTCGGCGTCGACCTCAACCCGCGCTACGGCACCTGGGACGTGGAGAAGAGCAGCCGGGTCGACGCGAAGACGCCGTGGGTACGAGAGGTCACGGCGCCTGAGGTCCCGCAGACGGCGTGA
- a CDS encoding NADP-dependent oxidoreductase — protein sequence MPTHTMRAVRLHEHGGPEVLRYEEVPVPEPGPGEVLVRVHAVGVNPPDWYLRGGLTRMPGETESTVSLPVIPGTDVSGVVEAVARDVDGLAVGDEVFGLLRFPSFHGSAYAEYVAAPASDLARKPAGIDHVHAAAAPMAGLTAWQFLIEVGHDHPSPFQKARHRPTALDADTTVLVNGAAGGVGHFALQLAKWKGARVIAVASGAHETFLSELGADEFNDYTKSRPEELVHDVDLVLDTVGGPGGKRFLRTLKRGGAQFPVLPGDFDEEETAKLGVTVSSAQVRSNGAQLAALGRLLDSGTVRVAIDSTFKLADARAAHERAARGHIQGKIVLTVA from the coding sequence ATGCCGACACACACGATGAGGGCGGTCCGTCTCCATGAGCACGGCGGCCCTGAAGTTCTGCGCTACGAAGAGGTGCCGGTTCCCGAGCCGGGGCCGGGTGAGGTGCTTGTCCGCGTGCACGCGGTCGGCGTCAATCCCCCGGACTGGTACCTCCGCGGCGGGCTGACCAGGATGCCTGGGGAGACGGAATCGACCGTCAGCCTGCCGGTGATTCCGGGGACGGACGTGTCGGGCGTCGTCGAGGCCGTCGCCCGGGACGTGGACGGCCTCGCCGTGGGTGACGAAGTCTTCGGTCTTCTGCGTTTTCCCAGCTTCCACGGCAGCGCGTACGCCGAGTACGTGGCCGCGCCCGCGTCCGACCTCGCACGCAAACCGGCCGGCATCGACCACGTGCACGCCGCCGCGGCGCCCATGGCCGGGCTGACGGCGTGGCAGTTCCTGATCGAGGTCGGACACGATCACCCCTCGCCCTTCCAGAAGGCACGGCATCGTCCGACGGCACTCGACGCCGACACGACGGTGCTCGTCAACGGCGCCGCGGGCGGCGTGGGGCACTTCGCGCTGCAGCTGGCGAAGTGGAAGGGCGCGCGTGTCATCGCGGTGGCATCGGGCGCGCACGAAACGTTCCTGAGTGAGCTGGGCGCCGACGAGTTCAACGACTACACCAAGAGCCGTCCCGAGGAACTCGTGCACGACGTCGACCTCGTTCTCGACACCGTCGGCGGCCCCGGCGGCAAGAGGTTCCTGCGCACGCTCAAGCGCGGCGGCGCCCAGTTCCCCGTGCTCCCCGGGGACTTCGACGAAGAAGAGACCGCGAAGCTGGGCGTCACGGTCTCGAGCGCCCAGGTCCGCTCGAACGGCGCGCAGCTCGCCGCACTGGGACGCCTGCTCGACTCGGGCACGGTCCGCGTCGCGATCGACAGCACGTTCAAGCTGGCGGATGCCCGAGCGGCGCACGAGCGCGCCGCTCGCGGGCACATCCAAGGCAAGATCGTGCTCACGGTGGCCTAG
- a CDS encoding nucleoside triphosphate pyrophosphohydrolase, with product MNAISPEAASTPGHSQDATLAPGRVVLLTTSHRVAPGLLSWPAWQALHAADRVLCADGAHPQLPYLREAGTTVDEASPTAEELVAACAGGRTVVVVATGEGESTLTDGLARLAGSGRVSMPELELLPASYDLPGARLLDLVQVMDRIRAECPWSSQQTHKGLAKYGIEEAYELVEAIEEGDRDELREELGDVLLQVVFHARIAEEGRAEDGTDPFSIDDVAGGIVAKLIHRHPHVFGDETATTPEEVKEHWLRTKAIEKRRESVTDGIPLGQPGLALAAKLASRVRTADLDVPLPTGEGVGYELLTHAVRAEAAGVDPEAALRVAARAYRDAVRAAEGLGTQGLPHDPDTVTE from the coding sequence GTGAACGCAATCAGCCCCGAAGCCGCCTCGACCCCAGGCCACAGCCAGGACGCCACCCTCGCCCCCGGCCGTGTCGTCCTGCTCACCACCAGTCACCGTGTCGCACCCGGGCTGCTGTCCTGGCCCGCCTGGCAGGCACTGCACGCCGCCGACCGCGTGCTGTGCGCGGACGGCGCGCATCCGCAGCTGCCCTATCTGCGTGAGGCGGGGACAACGGTCGACGAGGCGTCGCCGACCGCCGAGGAGCTGGTCGCCGCCTGCGCCGGGGGCAGGACGGTGGTCGTGGTCGCGACCGGTGAGGGCGAGTCCACCCTCACGGACGGCCTCGCCCGCCTCGCGGGCTCCGGCCGCGTCTCGATGCCGGAGCTGGAGTTGCTCCCCGCCTCCTACGACCTTCCGGGCGCTCGCCTCCTCGACCTCGTCCAGGTCATGGACCGCATCCGCGCCGAGTGCCCCTGGTCGTCCCAGCAGACCCACAAGGGCCTGGCGAAGTACGGCATCGAGGAGGCGTACGAGCTCGTCGAGGCGATCGAGGAGGGCGACCGCGACGAACTGCGGGAGGAGCTCGGTGACGTCCTTCTCCAGGTCGTCTTCCACGCCCGCATCGCCGAGGAGGGCCGCGCCGAGGACGGCACCGACCCCTTCTCCATCGACGACGTGGCCGGCGGCATCGTCGCCAAGCTCATCCACCGCCACCCTCATGTCTTCGGCGACGAGACCGCCACGACCCCCGAAGAGGTCAAGGAGCACTGGCTGCGCACCAAGGCGATCGAGAAGCGCCGCGAGTCGGTGACGGACGGCATACCCCTGGGCCAGCCGGGCCTCGCCCTGGCGGCGAAGCTGGCGTCACGGGTCCGCACGGCAGACCTCGACGTGCCGCTCCCGACAGGCGAGGGCGTCGGCTATGAGCTGCTGACCCACGCGGTCCGGGCGGAAGCGGCCGGAGTGGACCCGGAGGCAGCACTGCGCGTCGCCGCCCGGGCCTACCGGGACGCGGTACGGGCTGCCGAGGGACTCGGCACGCAGGGCCTGCCCCACGATCCGGATACCGTCACGGAGTGA
- a CDS encoding LysM peptidoglycan-binding domain-containing protein, whose protein sequence is MLSGNGRHRRPRQAPALLVAAGVTGSAIAIPLLGATGASAATGTTWDQVANCETEGSWSANEGDGYYGGLHIAQKDWERYGGLDYASRADQASRNQQIAVAEKILADQGVGYWSTCGLLNGLTKSSEAADVDTGVGSETGSGNSDSSGLLDSEGSSTGSSGSGSSDEGSGAPSASASNTPSGSPSGSSSGASSDGSSGAGDSAESDASADSGSSASKGSGDTSTGATKQDDSDNSWRVGGSSSLVDTGALGGGKHRGGSADEDAAVDADAGTSTGRHAVGGGSYTVGIGDTLESIADSLDLPGGWRALYEENKQEIGSDPSRIVPGQTLGLGAE, encoded by the coding sequence ATGCTCTCCGGGAACGGCCGGCATCGTCGCCCCCGTCAAGCTCCGGCTCTCCTCGTCGCGGCCGGCGTGACCGGCTCCGCCATCGCCATCCCGCTGCTCGGTGCCACCGGCGCCAGTGCGGCCACCGGGACCACCTGGGACCAGGTCGCCAACTGCGAGACCGAGGGCTCCTGGAGCGCGAACGAAGGCGACGGGTACTACGGCGGCCTCCACATCGCCCAGAAGGACTGGGAGCGTTACGGCGGCCTCGACTACGCCTCGCGCGCCGACCAGGCCAGCCGCAACCAGCAGATCGCCGTCGCGGAGAAGATCCTCGCCGACCAGGGTGTCGGCTACTGGTCCACCTGCGGGCTGCTCAACGGACTCACCAAGAGCTCCGAGGCGGCCGATGTCGACACGGGTGTGGGAAGCGAGACGGGGTCGGGCAACTCGGACTCGTCCGGATTGTTGGACTCTGAGGGTTCATCGACCGGTTCGTCCGGGAGTGGATCCTCGGATGAGGGGTCGGGTGCGCCTTCGGCGTCCGCCTCGAACACTCCCTCCGGCTCACCTTCAGGCTCCTCCTCCGGGGCGTCGTCGGACGGCTCGAGCGGGGCGGGCGACTCGGCCGAGTCCGACGCGTCCGCCGACTCCGGATCCAGCGCCTCAAAGGGATCCGGCGATACGTCCACAGGTGCGACAAAGCAGGACGACTCGGACAACTCCTGGCGGGTAGGCGGCTCTTCGAGCCTGGTCGACACCGGGGCGCTCGGTGGCGGCAAGCACCGCGGCGGCAGTGCCGACGAGGATGCGGCCGTTGACGCCGACGCCGGCACCTCCACGGGCCGCCACGCCGTCGGCGGCGGCTCGTACACCGTCGGGATCGGGGACACCCTCGAGTCCATCGCCGACTCCCTTGACCTCCCCGGCGGATGGCGTGCCCTCTATGAGGAGAACAAGCAGGAGATCGGCTCCGACCCGAGTCGTATCGTCCCCGGTCAGACCCTTGGACTTGGTGCCGAATAG
- a CDS encoding protein kinase → MSTLIGQGGMGQVWAAYDQRLDRRVAVKLLRPDKVAGQEADQLRRRFVRECRVTAQVDHPGLVTVHDAGSVGEELFLVMQYVDGADLSDHLAEHDPYPWQWAVAVAAQLCAVLSAVHAVPIVHRDLKPRNVMVKQDGTVTVLDLGVASVMDTDTTRLTHTGSPIGSPAYMAPEQAMGGAVGPYTDLYALGVLLHELLSGDVPFAGSTALGVLHRHLYEPPLPVRRTRPEVPEPLEALVLRLLAKDPQHRPASAQDVYEDLASLLPARGMPTGAPLDPTRPFLRPHAPWPDRARTPAPQPAPVSPVAPAAEKPDVARAVDEVKRLLGEGRITQAVDILGAILPAAAEQHGERSPVVRTLRKQYAATLMDDGQYRRALPELRRLADERAAEAGQSDPQSLRFRYEAAQCLEQLGEPAAALAEYRALLPYYENQYVAGDPELAHDVRRRIGHLLLALGDRPAAHDTLARLLHDTERLHGTGHPLATEIRRTLQWLGQVRG, encoded by the coding sequence CTGTCCACGCTCATCGGGCAGGGTGGCATGGGCCAGGTCTGGGCGGCGTACGACCAGCGGCTGGACCGGCGCGTGGCGGTGAAGCTGCTGCGCCCCGACAAGGTGGCCGGCCAGGAGGCGGACCAGCTGCGCCGGCGGTTCGTGCGCGAGTGCCGGGTGACCGCGCAGGTCGACCACCCGGGGCTGGTCACCGTGCACGACGCGGGCAGCGTGGGCGAGGAGCTGTTCCTCGTCATGCAGTACGTCGACGGCGCGGACCTCTCCGACCACCTCGCCGAGCACGACCCGTACCCGTGGCAGTGGGCGGTCGCGGTCGCCGCGCAACTGTGCGCCGTGCTGAGTGCCGTGCACGCCGTGCCGATCGTCCACCGCGACCTCAAGCCGCGCAACGTGATGGTGAAGCAGGACGGCACGGTCACCGTCCTCGACCTCGGCGTCGCGTCCGTCATGGACACCGACACCACCCGCCTCACGCACACCGGTTCACCCATCGGCTCGCCCGCCTACATGGCGCCCGAGCAGGCGATGGGCGGCGCGGTCGGCCCGTACACGGACCTGTACGCACTCGGCGTCCTCCTGCACGAACTGCTCAGCGGCGACGTGCCGTTCGCGGGCTCGACGGCGCTCGGCGTGCTGCACCGCCACCTGTACGAGCCGCCGCTGCCCGTGCGCCGGACCCGCCCCGAGGTGCCCGAGCCGCTGGAAGCGCTCGTCCTGCGCCTGCTCGCCAAGGACCCGCAACACCGGCCGGCCTCCGCGCAGGACGTGTACGAGGACCTCGCCTCGCTGCTGCCCGCGCGCGGGATGCCCACAGGGGCGCCCCTCGACCCCACCCGCCCCTTCCTGCGCCCGCACGCCCCCTGGCCGGACCGCGCGCGAACGCCCGCGCCGCAGCCCGCCCCTGTCTCACCGGTCGCGCCCGCCGCCGAGAAGCCCGATGTCGCGCGCGCCGTCGACGAGGTCAAGCGGCTCCTCGGCGAGGGCCGCATCACCCAGGCCGTCGACATCCTCGGCGCGATCCTGCCCGCCGCCGCCGAGCAGCACGGCGAGCGCTCCCCGGTCGTGCGCACCCTGCGCAAGCAGTACGCGGCCACGCTCATGGACGACGGCCAGTACCGGCGCGCGCTGCCCGAACTGCGCCGCCTCGCCGACGAACGCGCCGCCGAGGCAGGCCAGTCCGACCCGCAGTCCCTCCGCTTCCGCTACGAGGCCGCCCAGTGCCTGGAGCAGCTCGGCGAACCGGCGGCGGCGCTCGCCGAGTACCGCGCGCTGCTGCCGTACTACGAGAACCAGTACGTGGCCGGCGACCCGGAACTCGCCCACGACGTGCGCCGCCGCATCGGCCACCTGCTCCTCGCCCTCGGCGACCGCCCCGCCGCGCACGACACCCTGGCCCGCCTCCTGCACGACACGGAACGCCTGCACGGCACCGGACACCCGCTCGCGACGGAGATCCGCAGGACGCTGCAGTGGCTCGGGCAGGTTCGCGGTTGA
- a CDS encoding N-acetyltransferase, with product MELKVSSLAERPDMYERVVGMAASWPEFMVQDAVGDSHFGRIATELPHHVLFAEDERGEVVAQAHSVPFTLDVEGRGELPARGWDQVLLWAFADLRRGVRPDTVSAISIAVTPGLQGHGLSGRMLSAMRDSARALGFGEVVAPVRPNAKHLEPRTPIEEYAHRVRPDGLPHDPWLRVHARAGATIESVAPASMTVSGSLEQWRRWTGLPFDTAGDIEVPGALVPVRCEPERGYAVYVEPNVWMRHPL from the coding sequence ATGGAGCTGAAGGTGTCGAGTCTCGCCGAGCGCCCGGACATGTACGAGCGGGTCGTCGGGATGGCCGCCAGTTGGCCGGAGTTCATGGTCCAGGACGCCGTGGGCGACTCCCACTTCGGGCGGATCGCCACGGAACTCCCGCACCACGTGCTGTTCGCGGAGGACGAGCGCGGCGAGGTCGTGGCCCAGGCCCACAGCGTGCCGTTCACGCTCGATGTCGAGGGCCGCGGCGAACTGCCCGCCCGAGGCTGGGACCAGGTGCTCCTGTGGGCCTTCGCCGACCTGCGCCGCGGCGTGCGGCCCGACACGGTCAGCGCGATCTCCATCGCCGTCACTCCCGGGCTCCAGGGCCACGGCCTGTCCGGCCGCATGCTGTCGGCGATGCGCGACAGCGCCCGGGCCCTGGGCTTCGGCGAGGTCGTCGCCCCGGTCCGTCCCAACGCCAAGCACCTGGAACCGCGCACACCGATCGAGGAGTACGCCCACCGCGTACGCCCCGACGGACTCCCGCACGACCCCTGGCTGCGCGTCCACGCCCGGGCCGGCGCCACCATCGAGTCCGTGGCACCGGCCTCCATGACCGTGTCCGGCTCGCTGGAGCAGTGGCGCCGCTGGACCGGACTGCCCTTCGACACGGCGGGCGACATCGAGGTACCCGGTGCGCTGGTGCCGGTGCGGTGCGAGCCGGAGCGGGGATACGCCGTCTACGTCGAGCCGAACGTGTGGATGCGGCATCCTCTGTGA
- a CDS encoding cytochrome P450, whose protein sequence is MTDQPASTSPAPELFTWEFATDPYPAYAWLREHAPVHRTKLPSGVEAWLVTRYADAKQALADQRLSKNPAHHDEPAHAKGKTGIPGERKAELMTHLLNIDPPDHTRLRRLVSKAFTPRRVAEFAPRVQELTDDLIDGFAEKGSADLIHDFAFPLPIYAICDLLGVPREDQDDFRDWAGMMIRHGGGPRGGVARSVKKMRGYLAELIHRKREALPAESTPGEDLISGLIRASDHGEHLTENEAAAMAFILLFAGFETTVNLIGNGTYALLTHPEQRSRLQRSLAAGERGLLETGVEELLRYDGPVELATWRFATRPVSIGGQDIAAGDPVLVVLAAADRDPERFADPDVLDLSRSDNQHLGYGHGIHYCLGAPLARLEGQSALGTLLTRLPDLRLAVDSADLRWRGGLIMRGLRTLPVEFTPRGRVPHLRKGDAPSIL, encoded by the coding sequence GTGACCGACCAGCCCGCCTCCACGAGCCCCGCCCCGGAACTCTTCACCTGGGAGTTCGCCACCGACCCCTACCCGGCGTACGCCTGGCTCCGGGAGCACGCCCCCGTCCACCGGACGAAGCTTCCGAGTGGCGTGGAGGCATGGCTGGTCACCCGCTACGCCGACGCCAAGCAGGCCCTCGCCGACCAGCGCCTCTCGAAGAACCCGGCGCACCACGACGAGCCCGCGCACGCCAAGGGCAAGACCGGTATCCCCGGTGAGCGCAAGGCCGAGTTGATGACCCATCTGCTCAACATCGACCCGCCGGACCACACGAGGCTCCGGCGGCTCGTGTCGAAGGCGTTCACTCCGAGACGGGTCGCCGAGTTCGCCCCTCGGGTGCAGGAACTGACCGACGATCTGATCGACGGGTTCGCGGAGAAGGGGAGTGCCGACCTGATTCACGACTTCGCGTTCCCCCTGCCCATCTACGCGATCTGCGACCTGCTCGGCGTCCCCCGCGAGGACCAGGACGACTTCCGGGACTGGGCGGGCATGATGATCCGTCACGGGGGCGGGCCGCGCGGCGGTGTCGCCCGGTCGGTGAAGAAGATGCGCGGCTATCTCGCCGAGCTCATCCACCGCAAGCGAGAGGCACTCCCCGCCGAGAGCACCCCCGGCGAGGACCTCATCTCGGGTCTCATCCGAGCCTCCGACCACGGCGAGCACCTCACCGAGAACGAGGCCGCCGCGATGGCCTTCATCCTGCTGTTCGCCGGTTTCGAGACCACCGTCAACCTCATCGGCAACGGCACCTACGCCCTGCTCACCCACCCCGAACAGCGCTCCCGGCTCCAACGGTCCCTCGCCGCCGGGGAACGCGGCCTCCTGGAGACCGGCGTCGAGGAACTCCTGCGCTACGACGGCCCCGTCGAGCTCGCCACCTGGCGATTCGCCACCCGGCCGGTCAGCATCGGCGGGCAGGACATCGCTGCCGGCGACCCCGTGCTCGTCGTACTCGCCGCCGCGGACCGGGATCCGGAGCGGTTCGCGGATCCGGATGTGCTCGACCTCTCACGGAGTGACAACCAACACCTCGGATACGGCCACGGCATCCACTACTGCCTCGGCGCGCCCCTCGCCCGGCTGGAGGGCCAGAGCGCGCTCGGCACGCTCCTCACCCGCCTCCCGGACCTGCGACTCGCCGTGGATTCGGCTGATTTGCGCTGGCGTGGCGGGCTCATCATGCGCGGACTGCGTACGCTGCCCGTCGAGTTCACGCCGCGTGGTCGAGTCCCTCACCTGCGTAAAGGTGACGCGCCCTCAATTTTGTGA
- a CDS encoding LysM peptidoglycan-binding domain-containing protein, whose protein sequence is MLFSGKGKHRRPNKATRAAAIAGVTGVAIAAPLMAAGNASAATASEWDTVAQCESGGNWSINTGNGYYGGLQFSASTWAAYGGTQYAAQANQASKAQQIAVAEKVLSSQGKGAWPVCGTGLSSSGYDGSTDTSSNSSSSSNSSSSSETSTRSSEQPASRSQERPAAKKTVTTPTGKKVKKGDGEYKVVKGDTLSSIAEKHKVKGGWAKLFELNKDIVQDANLIYPGQQLHLK, encoded by the coding sequence ATGCTGTTTTCCGGCAAGGGCAAGCACCGTCGTCCGAACAAGGCCACTCGTGCCGCCGCGATCGCCGGAGTCACCGGTGTCGCCATCGCCGCTCCGCTGATGGCGGCCGGCAACGCCTCCGCCGCCACCGCCTCCGAGTGGGACACCGTCGCCCAGTGCGAGTCCGGCGGCAACTGGTCCATCAACACCGGCAACGGCTACTACGGCGGCCTCCAGTTCTCCGCCTCGACCTGGGCCGCGTACGGCGGCACGCAGTACGCCGCGCAGGCCAACCAGGCCTCCAAGGCGCAGCAGATCGCCGTCGCCGAGAAGGTCCTCTCCTCCCAGGGCAAGGGCGCCTGGCCGGTCTGCGGCACGGGCCTGTCGAGCTCCGGCTACGACGGCAGCACCGACACCTCGTCGAACAGCTCCAGCAGCTCGAACAGCTCCAGCTCCTCGGAGACCAGCACCCGCTCCTCCGAGCAGCCGGCCTCCCGTTCCCAGGAGCGCCCCGCGGCCAAGAAGACCGTCACCACCCCGACCGGCAAGAAGGTCAAGAAGGGTGACGGCGAGTACAAGGTCGTCAAGGGCGACACCCTCAGCTCGATCGCCGAGAAGCACAAGGTCAAGGGCGGCTGGGCCAAGCTGTTCGAGCTGAACAAGGACATCGTTCAGGACGCCAACCTCATCTACCCGGGTCAGCAGCTGCACCTGAAGTAG